From the genome of Ictalurus punctatus breed USDA103 chromosome 28, Coco_2.0, whole genome shotgun sequence, one region includes:
- the rab35a gene encoding ras-related protein Rab-35: MARDYDYLFKLLIIGDSGVGKSSLLLRFADNTFSGSYITTIGVDFKIRTVEINGEKVKLQIWDTAGQERFRTITSTYYRGTHGVIVVYDVTSAESFVNVKRWLHEINQNCDDVCRILVGNKNDDPNSKVVETADAQKFAEQMDIRLFETSAKENLNVEDMFNCITELVLRARKESMAKQQQQQQSEVVKLSRNSKRKKRCC; the protein is encoded by the exons ATGGCGCGCGACTACGATTACCTCTTCAAGCTCCTCATCATCGGCGACAGCG GTGTGGGGAAAAGCAGTCTACTGCTGAGGTTCGCAGACAACACGTTTTCAG GTAGCTACATTACCACCATCGGCGTGGACTTTAAGATCCGGACGGTGGAGATAAACGGAGAGAAGGTGAAGCTACAGATTTGGGACACAGCGGGACAGGAACGCTTCCGTACTATCACGTCAAC GTACTACAGAGGCACACATGGTGTGATCGTGGTTTATGATGTGACGAGTGCAGAGTCCTTTGTAAATGTTAAACGATGGCTTCATGAAATCAACCAGAACTGTGACGATGTTTGTCGAATATTAG TGGGTAATAAAAACGACGACCCCAACTCAAAGGTGGTGGAGACGGCCGACGCACAGAAGTTTGCGGAGCAGATGGACATTCGGCTGTTTGAAACCAGCGCCAAGGAGAATCTCAATGTGGAGGAT ATGTTCAACTGCATTACAGAGCTGGTTCTCAGGGCGAGGAAAGAGTCCATGGccaagcagcagcagcaacagcagagCGAAGTGGTCAAACTCAGCAGGAACAGCAAACGCAAGAAGAGATGCTGCTAA
- the rplp0 gene encoding 60S acidic ribosomal protein P0 (The RefSeq protein has 3 substitutions, 2 frameshifts compared to this genomic sequence), translating to MPREDRATWKSNYFLKIIQLLNDYPKCFIVGADNVGSKQMQTIRLSLRGKAIVLMGKNTMMRKAIRGHLENNPALEKLLPHIRGNVGFVFTKEDLPEVRDMLLANKVPAAARAGAIAPCEVTVPAQNTGLGPEKTSFFQALGITTKISRGTIEILSDVQLIRPGDKVGASEATLLNMLNISPFSYGLIIQQVYDNGSVYSPEVLDITEDALHKRFLEGVRNIASVCLQIGYPTLASIPHSIINGYKRVLRVAVETDYSFPMADKVKAFLADPSRFAVAAAPSVAAAPAAVRLVPLLSRPRRSPRSLMRTWLRPVRLK from the exons ATGCCCAGGGAAGACAGGGCCACGTGGAAGTCCAACTACTTCTTAAAGATCATT CAACTGCTGAATGACTACCCAAAATGCTTCATCGTGGGCGCGGACAACGTCGGCTCCAAGCAGATGCAGACCATCCGTCTGTCCCTGCGGGGCAAGGCAATCGTGCTCATGGGCAAGAACACCATGATGCGCAAGGCTATCCGTGGCCACCTAGAGAACAACCCAGCCCTGGAGAA GCTGCTTCCACACATCCGTGGAAATGTGGGCTTTGTCTTTACCAAGGAAGACTTGCCTGAGGTCAGGGACATGCTCCTGGCCAATAAG GTGCCAGCTGCTGCCCGTGCCGGTGCCATCGCCCCCTGTGAGGTGACTGTGCCTGCTCAGAACACCGGGCTGGGTCCTGAGAAGACCTCCTTCTTCCAGGCTTTGGGTATCACCACCAAGATCTCCAGAGGAACCATTGAAATCTTA AGTGATGTGCAGCTGATTAGACCTGGAGATAAGGTGGGTGCCAGCGAGGCCACGCTGCTCAACATGCTGAACATCTCGCCCTTTTCCTATGGGTTGATCATCCAGCAGGTCTATGACAACGGCAGCGTCTATAGCCCTGAGGTGTTGGACATCACTGAGGATGCCCTGCACAAGAGATTCCTGGAG GGTGTGAGGAACATCGCCAGTGTGTGTCTGCAGATTGGCTACCCCACTCTTGCCTCCATCCCTCATTCCATTATCAATGGATACAAGAGGGTTCTGGCTGTCGCTGTGGAGACAGACTACTCCTTCCCTATGGCTGATAAG GTGAAGGCCTTCCTGGCTGATCCCTCTGCTTTCGCTGTGGCTGCAGCTCCGTCTGTGGCAGCTGCTCCTGCTGCCG TGCGCCTGCTGCCGCTGCTGAGCCGGCCAAGGAGGAGTCCGAGGAGTCTGATGAGGACATGG CTTCGGCCTGTTCGATTAAAATAA
- the rplp0 gene encoding 60S acidic ribosomal protein P0 isoform X1, with amino-acid sequence MPREDRATWKSNYFLKIIQLLNDYPKCFIVGADNVGSKQMQTIRLSLRGKAIVLMGKNTMMRKAIRGHLENNPALEKLLPHIRGNVGFVFTKEDLPEVRDMLLANKVPAAARAGAIAPCEVTVPAQNTGLGPEKTSFFQALGITTKISRGTIEILSDVQLIRPGDKVGASEATLLNMLNISPFSYGLIIQQVYDNGSVYSPEVLDITEDALHKRFLEGVRNIASVCLQIGYPTLASIPHSIINGYKRVLAVAVETDYSFPMADKVKAFLADPSAFAVAAAPSVAAAPAAAAPAAAAEPAKEESEESDEDMGFGLFD; translated from the exons ATGCCCAGGGAAGACAGGGCCACGTGGAAGTCCAACTACTTCTTAAAGATCATT CAACTGCTGAATGACTACCCAAAATGCTTCATCGTGGGCGCGGACAACGTCGGCTCCAAGCAGATGCAGACCATCCGTCTGTCCCTGCGGGGCAAGGCAATCGTGCTCATGGGCAAGAACACCATGATGCGCAAGGCTATCCGTGGCCACCTAGAGAACAACCCAGCCCTGGAGAA GCTGCTTCCACACATCCGTGGAAATGTGGGCTTTGTCTTTACCAAGGAAGACTTGCCTGAGGTCAGGGACATGCTCCTGGCCAATAAG GTGCCAGCTGCTGCCCGTGCCGGTGCCATCGCCCCCTGTGAGGTGACTGTGCCTGCTCAGAACACCGGGCTGGGTCCTGAGAAGACCTCCTTCTTCCAGGCTTTGGGTATCACCACCAAGATCTCCAGAGGAACCATTGAAATCTTA AGTGATGTGCAGCTGATTAGACCTGGAGATAAGGTGGGTGCCAGCGAGGCCACGCTGCTCAACATGCTGAACATCTCGCCCTTTTCCTATGGGTTGATCATCCAGCAGGTCTATGACAACGGCAGCGTCTATAGCCCTGAGGTGTTGGACATCACTGAGGATGCCCTGCACAAGAGATTCCTGGAG GGTGTGAGGAACATCGCCAGTGTGTGTCTGCAGATTGGCTACCCCACTCTTGCCTCCATCCCTCATTCCATTATCAATGGATACAAGAGGGTTCTGGCTGTCGCTGTGGAGACAGACTACTCCTTCCCTATGGCTGATAAG GTGAAGGCCTTCCTGGCTGATCCCTCTGCTTTCGCTGTGGCTGCAGCTCCGTCTGTGGCAGCTGCTCCTGCTGCCGCTGCGCCTGCTGCCGCTGCTGAGCCGGCCAAGGAGGAGTCCGAGGAGTCTGATGAGGACATGGGCTTCGGCCTGTTCGATTAA
- the dhx33 gene encoding ATP-dependent RNA helicase DHX33 has translation MPHDPDPPPAKKFKPGSPFFPTNKKPGMLLPKKGNAPSTIDVQRKQLPIYQAKSQLIDQLRQLHNAVLIGETGSGKTTQIPQYLYEAGIGRQGIIAVTQPRRVAAISLAGRVAEEKRTQLGKLVGYTVRFEDVTSPETKLKFMTDGMLLREAIGDPLLLRYTVVILDEAHERTVHTDVLFGVVKSAQRKRKEQNKIPLKVIVMSATMDVDLFSQYFNKSPVLYLEGRQHQIQIYYTKQPQSDYLHAALVSIFQIHQEAPPSHDILVFMTGQEEIEALARTCRDIAKHLPETCGLMIVIPLYASLPPAQQLRVFQPAPKGCRKVILSTNIAETSITISGIKYVIDTGMVKAKRYNPDSGLEVLAVQRVSKAQAWQRAGRAGREDSGSCYRLYTENEFDNLANMTVPEIQRCNLAGVMLQLLALGVPDVLNFDFMSKPSPESMRMAGEQLDLLGAVERKDDRVLLTPLGKKMACFPLEPRFAKTILISPDFSCTEEVLTIISLLSVDSVLYNPPARRDEVLAVRRKFISSEGDHVTLLNIYRAFKKVSGNREWCRENFVNSRNMGLVAEVRAQLRDICIKLGLKLESSLSELANVRRCLAHGMFANAAELQPDGTYVALDTHQTVAIHPSSVLFQAKPAYVVFNELLHTSRCYMRDLCLVDADWLQEAAPEYFRRKLHTAKS, from the exons ATGCCCCACGACCCCGATCCTCCTCCGGCCAAGAAATTTAAGCCGGGCTCCCCTTTTTTCCCTACAAACAAAAAGCCTGGAATGCTGCTGCCAAAGAAGGGAAATGCGCCCAGTACAATAGACGTGCAAAGAAAACAGCTTCCTATTTATCAGGCCAAATCTCAGCTCATCGACCAGCTGAGACAGCTGCACAATGCTGTGTTAATCG GAGAGACAGGCtctggaaaaaccacacagatCCCTCAGTACCTCTATGAAGCTGGTATCGGTCGGCAGGGCATCATCGCGGTCACTCAGCCTCGACGTGTGGCTGCTATCTCGCTGGCGGGACGAGTGGCAGAGGAAAAGAGAACTCAACTTGGAAAACTG GTGGGCTACACAGTACGATTCGAGGACGTGACCTCCCCAGAAACCAAGCTGAAGTTCATGACTGATGGCATGCTGCTCAGAGAGGCGATCGGAGACCCGCTGCTTTTGCGCTACACGGTTGTGATCCTGGACGAAGCTCACGAGCGCACCGTTCACACCGACGTCCTCTTTGGAGTGGTCAAGTCCGCCCAGCGCAAACGCAAAGAGCAGAATAAGATCCCTCTAAAG GTCATTGTGATGTCTGCCACCATGGATGTAGACCTGTTCTCTCAGTATTTTAATAAGTCTCCTGTGCTGTACTTGGAGGGTCGACAGCACCAGATTCAGATCTATTACACCAAGCAGCCGCAGTCCGATTACCTACACGCAGCGCTGGTCTCCATCTTTCAGATTCACCAG GAAGCTCCTCCATCCCATGACATCTTGGTGTTTATGACGGGTCAGGAGGAGATCGAAGCGCTGGCTCGTACGTGTCGGGACATCGCCAAACACCTGCCTGAAACCTGCGGGCTCATGATCGTGATCCCTCTGTACGCATCACTTCCTCCTGCCCAGCAGCTCAGGGTCTTTCAGCCTGCACCTAAG GGTTGCAGAAAAGTCATCCTCTCAACCAACATCGCCGAGACGTCTATAACTATTTCTGGAATTAAATACGTCATTGACACAGGAATGGTGAAGGCCAAGCGCTATAACCCAG ACAGCGGTCTGGAGGTGTTGGCCGTGCAGCGGGTGTCCAAAGCGCAGGCCTGGCAGCGGGCAGGCAGGGCAGGGAGAGAAGACTCTGGCTCCTGTTACCGCCTCTACACCGAAAACGAGTTCGACAACCTAGCAAACATGACTGTACCTGAAATACAACG GTGTAATCTGGCTGGTGTAATGCTGCAGCTGCTGGCTTTGGGTGTTCCTGATGTGCTCAACTTTGACTTCATGTCCAAGCCGTCACCTG AGTCGATGCGAATGGCAGGGGAGCAGCTGGATCTCCTCGGAGCTGTGGAGAGGAAGGACGATCGGGTTTTGCTCACTCCTCTGGGCAAAAAGATGGCATGCTTTCCCTTGGAACCTCGATTTGCTAAA ACCATCCTGATCTCTCCAGACTTCTCCTGTACCGAAGAGGTTCTGACCATTATCTCTCTGCTCTCCGTGGACTCTGTGCTCTACAACCCTCCTGCCCGCCGAGACGAGGTGCTTGCCGTACGCAGAAAATTCATCTCCAGTGAAGGAGACCACGTGACCTTGCTGAACATCTACAGGGCCTTCAAGAAAGTCAGTGGAAATAGG GAGTGGTGTAGGGAGAACTTTGTAAACAGCCGAAACATGGGTCTGGTTGCTGAAGTCCGAGCCCAGCTGAGAGACATTTGCATTAAG CTGGGACTGAAGCTAGAATCCTCACTGTCTGAACTGGCTAATGTGCGGCGCTGCCTGGCCCACGGCATGTTCGCCAACGCCGCTGAGCTACAGCCAGATGGCACCTATGTGGCTCTGGACACCCACCAGACCGTTGCTATCCACCCGTCTTCCGTCCTGTTCCAGGCCAAGCCGGCCTACGTGGTGTTCAATGAGCTCCTGCATACATCACGCTGCTACATGAGGGACCTGTGTCTGGTGGACGCCGACTGGTTACAGGAAGCAGCGCCGGAGTATTTTCGGCGTAAACTCCACACGGCAAAGAGCTAG